The genome window TAAAGGTTCGTGCACAACAATATGAAGAACCAATTCACAAGGTAGTAACCTTGCATACCATTGCCTTTGCAGATACATATGACCCAGCTATTGGAAAGTTCTGCCAGCAGGACCTTAACAATATAAGCAGGGAGTTTGAATATATTGCTGTAGCAGCCAATTTAAAATATGAAGATCATAATAAACACATTCTCACAATCAATAACTTTTCTACAAAAGCCATCGACAGCATTCTAAAAACATCCTGGAAAGGTGAAACTTTCAGCCAATATGATGTGCTCATCGTGTATTTCTCAAGTCATGGCTATAGAGTTTCTGAAGACACCACCTTATTTCCCAACCTTGCCATAGAAAACGAAGCGTTTAAAGGAATTAACTCGTATTCACTCCACCAACACATTAGAAACCAAGTACGTTTTAACCTTCAAATAACTATTATTGATGCATGTAATAAAATAGCGCACGAAATCAAAGAAACAGTCAATTATATAAAGACACCAGGGTTGATTCAAAACCAACAACCACCTGAATCGACAATTCAACCTTCGAGCATTCCGATAATTGTAAATTCAATAGACAGAATTAATTATACCGAACTATTCAGAAATGTTTCCGGTGAGGTTATTATTACAAGCAGTCAGCCTGGTTATTATTCCTATCCAGATCCAAGAGGCGGAAGTTTCTTTACAAATTCTCTCATAAACTCTTTGCACCGGGAAAAAAGCCTTAAAAACAATACAAAAAACTGGCAAAACATATTTGAGGATGCCAAATCAGAAACAGTAAAAAACATCAAGGCCTTTAAGGGTTTCTCAAATTGGGCTGATTATAAACCTGTCTGGAATGACACAATAAGCCTTATTGATTATGTGCACCCCAATTACGGAGTATATATGACTGCAGGGAAGGAATTTGCAGAAAATGAAAAATACCAACTCAAAGTATCCTATGTAAAGGATAGTGCAAAGCGCGATACCATTGTTAACTGTTTTATAAATCCGAAAGGAGAATGGGGCAGATCTGCAGAAACTATGCTTTCTGAAATGCATTCTGTACAATATAAAATTTATTCTAAAAACGCTGATGGCAGCTATAGTTTGCAAACGATGAGTTCCAACAACAGGGACAATAATTTCAACATCCAGCTTAGAGGGAAGCAGGAAGATAAAATAATGGCAGTTATTAAATTTAATAGTGGCCTGCATTGCAGACTAAATATCATGCATTTTTAATTACAAAAAGCGCCCTCATATCAACCACAAACTCATTACTTCATGTATCCGGTTCAACCTTACTATATTTCCCAAACCAAAGCCAAACAATCCCGGCACCGGGGAATTCCTTAGAACGAACAAGGTCTTTTCGGCAAGCTACGCAATAGTAACATTGTTTGCTACTTTACAACTACTGCTACAATCACAAAAACTACCATCCTCATTATTTTAATGGGATACCTTCATAACACCATCATTCCTCATTAAAACTATCCCGGTTATGAAACTCGGCTCTATACAATTTTTGCGGGGCATGGCGGCGACGCTGGTGGTGTATGCGCATTCCATCGATCTGACGCAGCGGTATGGCAAGCCGTGGCAGGGACGCTTCCACTACCTAAGCGATGTGGGGTGCATCGGGGTAGACCTGTTTTTCGTAATCTCTGGCTTTATCATTACTTATGTAGCAGGTAAGTACACCGGCGCCAGCGAAGGCACCCAATTCCTGCAGAAACGCTTTTACCGCATCAATCCCATTTATTATATCGCCAGCATCGTCTACATTCTCAGTCTCATGATCAGATCCTGGATGGCCCATAAAACCTACCCTATCTGGTCGGAGAAGTTTATCAATTCCGCCTTAGATACCTTGATGGTCATTCCATTGGGCGATGGTTATTCGCCCCTGCTAATGATCGGCTGGACCCTGAGCTTTGAATGGCTGTTCTACATCCTGTTTTTCCTCACGATTCTCACCCGCGTTAAAAGGAAGATACTGTTATTGTCCGCCATTATCGGTGTGCTCATCTTGCTGCGCTATGTGCTGAGGCCCACCGACCTTCGGTTTGCTTTTATCACCAACCCCATCATGCTGGAGTTTTTAACGGGTGTACTGCTTTGCCAGCTTTACCTGCATCTAAAGAAAATTCCAGTGTGGATACCGGTGCTACTATTGGTGGTGGGTATTGCCGGATATGTAGTATTGGTATTTTATAATAACCCATTGATAGCCGCTATCATGCCTATTATGAATGGCAGCCTAAGCCTGGACAGATTCCTGTACTGGGGCCTGCCCAGCGGTTGCATTGCCGCCGGCTGTATTTTCCTGGACAAAGCCGGAAAGCTGAACAGACTTTGGAATAACCGCTTTTCCATGTTGTTGGGTGATGCCTCCTACTCTATTTACCTGGTACATTTCACTGCCTTCTCGCTGCTTGGTATTTTGTACCGGCAAGTGGGATTCTTTTTGCCACCGGACTTAAGTATCTTTTTCCAGGTATTGGTGGCCCTAGGCATCAGTATTGCCTTTTATTGGTGGGTGGAAAAGCCGTTGCTCAAATGGCTGCAGAAACCTTCTAGGAAAAACAAGCCGCTGGAAACCTTTCCTACTCCGTCTGCACAACCACAGGCGACCTAGAACCAGCAGCCCTGTTAACCTACAATTTTTCCTGTAATTTGATCAGTATAAAAACTGCTGTGACCGGTAATATCTGCTGCATAGTATTGGGTAGTATCATTAAAAATTGTCCATTTGTAGTGGTTAGGTGAACGTATCACACGTTCTATAGTG of Paraflavitalea devenefica contains these proteins:
- a CDS encoding caspase family protein encodes the protein MPVGTALSRKSIPPLTYAKNINLHLREMKMKFLFIIALLINTAVKVRAQQYEEPIHKVVTLHTIAFADTYDPAIGKFCQQDLNNISREFEYIAVAANLKYEDHNKHILTINNFSTKAIDSILKTSWKGETFSQYDVLIVYFSSHGYRVSEDTTLFPNLAIENEAFKGINSYSLHQHIRNQVRFNLQITIIDACNKIAHEIKETVNYIKTPGLIQNQQPPESTIQPSSIPIIVNSIDRINYTELFRNVSGEVIITSSQPGYYSYPDPRGGSFFTNSLINSLHREKSLKNNTKNWQNIFEDAKSETVKNIKAFKGFSNWADYKPVWNDTISLIDYVHPNYGVYMTAGKEFAENEKYQLKVSYVKDSAKRDTIVNCFINPKGEWGRSAETMLSEMHSVQYKIYSKNADGSYSLQTMSSNNRDNNFNIQLRGKQEDKIMAVIKFNSGLHCRLNIMHF
- a CDS encoding acyltransferase family protein is translated as MKLGSIQFLRGMAATLVVYAHSIDLTQRYGKPWQGRFHYLSDVGCIGVDLFFVISGFIITYVAGKYTGASEGTQFLQKRFYRINPIYYIASIVYILSLMIRSWMAHKTYPIWSEKFINSALDTLMVIPLGDGYSPLLMIGWTLSFEWLFYILFFLTILTRVKRKILLLSAIIGVLILLRYVLRPTDLRFAFITNPIMLEFLTGVLLCQLYLHLKKIPVWIPVLLLVVGIAGYVVLVFYNNPLIAAIMPIMNGSLSLDRFLYWGLPSGCIAAGCIFLDKAGKLNRLWNNRFSMLLGDASYSIYLVHFTAFSLLGILYRQVGFFLPPDLSIFFQVLVALGISIAFYWWVEKPLLKWLQKPSRKNKPLETFPTPSAQPQAT